Proteins co-encoded in one Arachis stenosperma cultivar V10309 chromosome 7, arast.V10309.gnm1.PFL2, whole genome shotgun sequence genomic window:
- the LOC130941237 gene encoding uncharacterized protein LOC130941237 isoform X1 translates to MGTIIEDDSFTKPLGRWPVFYYGMGHMLNDITAACWFTYLLLFLTDIGLSPRDAAVVMLSGQVADGFATIFAGELIDRFGHFKIWHAAGSILVAVSFSSVFGGCLPCKIFGSNSKTFETASYSVFAAIFNVGWAATQVSHMSMVTCITLNSTSRVALASCRNAFTMVANLSLYGVALILFSVISGKTYAGVENQYRWIAYLSILIGCCFVGIFHLATKEPRLKVGVHGSVHARISWVYWFKRVLYYQVALVYVLTRLVLNVSQAYLAFFVINDLHMAQSAKALVPAIIYICSFAVSIALQEIAWTGRRLKAYYSAGCILWIFCGAVILLLTRNMSYVMYIVSVFIGIANAMMTVTAVSMQNFLIGEDLNGCAFVCGSLSFVDKISCGLALYVLQSYQNVSPQLQGTQMVLSVTRLGLGLVPALCALVGVAVTCTMDFNNPSKSLTAPLLV, encoded by the exons ATGGGTACTATCATTGAAGATGACTCATTTACTAAGCCCTTAGGAAGATGGCCTGTCTTCTATTATGGCATGGGACACATGCTTAATGACATTACGGCTGCTTGTTGGTTCACCTATCTATTATTGTTCTTGACGGATATTGGACTTTCACCAAG GGATGCAGCGGTTGTGATGCTTTCAGGTCAAGTGGCTGATGGTTTTGCCACCATATTTGCTGGTGAACTG ATAGACAGATTTGGGCATTTCAAGATTTGGCATGCTGCCGGATCCATATTGGTggctgtttctttttcttctgtttttggaGGTTGTCTACCATGTAAAATCTTCGGTTCCAACTCTAAAACATTCGAAACTGCCAGTTACAGTGTATTTGCAGCAATCTTCAATGTAGGCTGGGCTGCTACTCAGGTTTCACACAT GTCCATGGTTACTTGCATCACATTGAACTCTACCAGCAGAGTGGCACTAGCTAGCTGTCGCAATGCTTTTACCATG GTTGCCAACCTAAGCCTTTATGGAGTTGCGTTGATATTATTCAGTGTCATTAGTGGGAAAACATATGCTGGTGTTGAAAATCAG TACCGTTGGATTGCATATCTGTCAATTCTTATTGGCTGCTGCTTCGTTGGCATATTTCATCTTGCAACCAAAGAACCCAG ATTGAAGGTTGGTGTACATGGATCAGTTCATGCTAGGATTTCATGGGTCTATTGGTTCAAGAGAGTTTTGTATTATCAGGTTGCTCTTGTTTATGTTCTCACGAGATTAGTTCTCAACGTTTCACAG GCATACCTTGCATTCTTTGTCATCAATGACCTACATATGGCCCAATCAGCCAAAGCTTTG GTTCCTGCTATTATATACATATGCAGTTTCGCTGTATCTATTGCATTACAG gaGATTGCATGGACCGGTCGAAGGCTGAAGGCCTACTACTCTGCTGGGTGCATTCTTTGGATTTTTTGCGGTGCCGTGATCCTCCTTTTAACAAGAAATATGAGTTATGTGATGTACATAGTATCAGTATTTATTGGCATAGCAAATGCTATGATGACG GTGACTGCAGTAAGCATGCAAAATTTTCTCATTGGTGAGGACCTTAATGGCTGTGCATTTGTTTGTGGATCATTGAGCTTTGTGGACAAAATTTCATGCGGGCTTGCTTTATATGTTCTTCAGTCATATCAAA ATGTGTCTCCACAGCTCCAAGGAACACAAATGGTCCTTTCAGTTACAAGGTTAGGTTTGGGTCTTGTTCCTGCATTATGTGCACTAGTTGGTGTGGCAGTAACTTGCACTATGGATTTCAACAACCCTTCAAAATCTTTGACAGCACCGCTGCTAGTTTAG
- the LOC130941237 gene encoding uncharacterized protein LOC130941237 isoform X3, whose product MFELRDAAVVMLSGQVADGFATIFAGELIDRFGHFKIWHAAGSILVAVSFSSVFGGCLPCKIFGSNSKTFETASYSVFAAIFNVGWAATQVSHMSMVTCITLNSTSRVALASCRNAFTMVANLSLYGVALILFSVISGKTYAGVENQYRWIAYLSILIGCCFVGIFHLATKEPRLKVGVHGSVHARISWVYWFKRVLYYQVALVYVLTRLVLNVSQAYLAFFVINDLHMAQSAKALVPAIIYICSFAVSIALQEIAWTGRRLKAYYSAGCILWIFCGAVILLLTRNMSYVMYIVSVFIGIANAMMTVTAVSMQNFLIGEDLNGCAFVCGSLSFVDKISCGLALYVLQSYQNVSPQLQGTQMVLSVTRLGLGLVPALCALVGVAVTCTMDFNNPSKSLTAPLLV is encoded by the exons ATGTTCGAGTTGAG GGATGCAGCGGTTGTGATGCTTTCAGGTCAAGTGGCTGATGGTTTTGCCACCATATTTGCTGGTGAACTG ATAGACAGATTTGGGCATTTCAAGATTTGGCATGCTGCCGGATCCATATTGGTggctgtttctttttcttctgtttttggaGGTTGTCTACCATGTAAAATCTTCGGTTCCAACTCTAAAACATTCGAAACTGCCAGTTACAGTGTATTTGCAGCAATCTTCAATGTAGGCTGGGCTGCTACTCAGGTTTCACACAT GTCCATGGTTACTTGCATCACATTGAACTCTACCAGCAGAGTGGCACTAGCTAGCTGTCGCAATGCTTTTACCATG GTTGCCAACCTAAGCCTTTATGGAGTTGCGTTGATATTATTCAGTGTCATTAGTGGGAAAACATATGCTGGTGTTGAAAATCAG TACCGTTGGATTGCATATCTGTCAATTCTTATTGGCTGCTGCTTCGTTGGCATATTTCATCTTGCAACCAAAGAACCCAG ATTGAAGGTTGGTGTACATGGATCAGTTCATGCTAGGATTTCATGGGTCTATTGGTTCAAGAGAGTTTTGTATTATCAGGTTGCTCTTGTTTATGTTCTCACGAGATTAGTTCTCAACGTTTCACAG GCATACCTTGCATTCTTTGTCATCAATGACCTACATATGGCCCAATCAGCCAAAGCTTTG GTTCCTGCTATTATATACATATGCAGTTTCGCTGTATCTATTGCATTACAG gaGATTGCATGGACCGGTCGAAGGCTGAAGGCCTACTACTCTGCTGGGTGCATTCTTTGGATTTTTTGCGGTGCCGTGATCCTCCTTTTAACAAGAAATATGAGTTATGTGATGTACATAGTATCAGTATTTATTGGCATAGCAAATGCTATGATGACG GTGACTGCAGTAAGCATGCAAAATTTTCTCATTGGTGAGGACCTTAATGGCTGTGCATTTGTTTGTGGATCATTGAGCTTTGTGGACAAAATTTCATGCGGGCTTGCTTTATATGTTCTTCAGTCATATCAAA ATGTGTCTCCACAGCTCCAAGGAACACAAATGGTCCTTTCAGTTACAAGGTTAGGTTTGGGTCTTGTTCCTGCATTATGTGCACTAGTTGGTGTGGCAGTAACTTGCACTATGGATTTCAACAACCCTTCAAAATCTTTGACAGCACCGCTGCTAGTTTAG
- the LOC130941237 gene encoding uncharacterized protein LOC130941237 isoform X2 has protein sequence MGTIIEDDSFTKPLGRWPVFYYGMGHMLNDITAACWFTYLLLFLTDIGLSPRDAAVVMLSGQVADGFATIFAGELIDRFGHFKIWHAAGSILVAVSFSSVFGGCLPCKIFGSNSKTFETASYSVFAAIFNVGWAATQVSHMSMVTCITLNSTSRVALASCRNAFTMVANLSLYGVALILFSVISGKTYAGVENQYRWIAYLSILIGCCFVGIFHLATKEPRLKVGVHGSVHARISWVYWFKRVLYYQVALVYVLTRLVLNVSQAYLAFFVINDLHMAQSAKALVPAIIYICSFAVSIALQEIAWTGRRLKAYYSAGCILWIFCGAVILLLTRNMSYVMYIVSVFIGIANAMMTVTAVSMQNFLIGEDLNGCAFVCGSLSFVDKISCGLALYVLQSYQRKFFLKGVLS, from the exons ATGGGTACTATCATTGAAGATGACTCATTTACTAAGCCCTTAGGAAGATGGCCTGTCTTCTATTATGGCATGGGACACATGCTTAATGACATTACGGCTGCTTGTTGGTTCACCTATCTATTATTGTTCTTGACGGATATTGGACTTTCACCAAG GGATGCAGCGGTTGTGATGCTTTCAGGTCAAGTGGCTGATGGTTTTGCCACCATATTTGCTGGTGAACTG ATAGACAGATTTGGGCATTTCAAGATTTGGCATGCTGCCGGATCCATATTGGTggctgtttctttttcttctgtttttggaGGTTGTCTACCATGTAAAATCTTCGGTTCCAACTCTAAAACATTCGAAACTGCCAGTTACAGTGTATTTGCAGCAATCTTCAATGTAGGCTGGGCTGCTACTCAGGTTTCACACAT GTCCATGGTTACTTGCATCACATTGAACTCTACCAGCAGAGTGGCACTAGCTAGCTGTCGCAATGCTTTTACCATG GTTGCCAACCTAAGCCTTTATGGAGTTGCGTTGATATTATTCAGTGTCATTAGTGGGAAAACATATGCTGGTGTTGAAAATCAG TACCGTTGGATTGCATATCTGTCAATTCTTATTGGCTGCTGCTTCGTTGGCATATTTCATCTTGCAACCAAAGAACCCAG ATTGAAGGTTGGTGTACATGGATCAGTTCATGCTAGGATTTCATGGGTCTATTGGTTCAAGAGAGTTTTGTATTATCAGGTTGCTCTTGTTTATGTTCTCACGAGATTAGTTCTCAACGTTTCACAG GCATACCTTGCATTCTTTGTCATCAATGACCTACATATGGCCCAATCAGCCAAAGCTTTG GTTCCTGCTATTATATACATATGCAGTTTCGCTGTATCTATTGCATTACAG gaGATTGCATGGACCGGTCGAAGGCTGAAGGCCTACTACTCTGCTGGGTGCATTCTTTGGATTTTTTGCGGTGCCGTGATCCTCCTTTTAACAAGAAATATGAGTTATGTGATGTACATAGTATCAGTATTTATTGGCATAGCAAATGCTATGATGACG GTGACTGCAGTAAGCATGCAAAATTTTCTCATTGGTGAGGACCTTAATGGCTGTGCATTTGTTTGTGGATCATTGAGCTTTGTGGACAAAATTTCATGCGGGCTTGCTTTATATGTTCTTCAGTCATATCAAA GGAAATTTTTCCTCAAAGGGGTTTTGTCCTGA